In one window of Sciurus carolinensis chromosome X, mSciCar1.2, whole genome shotgun sequence DNA:
- the Amer1 gene encoding APC membrane recruitment protein 1, whose translation METRKVEAAQTKRAASSGDSQDQGAEKGTKNKAAEATEGPTSEPPSSGPGRLKKTALKLFGGKKGICTLPSFFGGGRNKGFGKSISKKGLSKSKTHDGLSETDRGPEDIVSEGTSISLPLPESPCRFPSSQSAHGALETGSRHKTPVSGATEKTGAEKFPSVPKPKKGLKSFFSSIRRHRKSKVAGGEQSEPEAKGPEGARVMSHEYSISSPLPFSEETAQDPRKENAKPCDTPGPIISLAPESSSPNTEKTACKNSEKPSTGICASVLVQPKPDPEASNIEEHHSPETGERVVAGEVNPPNGPVGDQLSLLFGDVTSLKSFDSLTGCGDIIAEQDMDSMTDSMASGGQRANRDGTKRSSCLVTYQGGGEEMALPDDDDEEEEEDEEVELEEEEEEVKEEEDDLEYLWAGAQMYPRPNLNLSYHPTTSPGHQGYMLLDPVQSYPGLGLGELLTPQSDQQESAPNSDEGYYDSTTPGFEDDSGEALGLIRRDCLPRDSYSGDALYEFYEPDDSLENSPPGDDCLYDLHGHSSEIFDPFLNFEPFSSPRPPGAMETEEERLVTIQKQLLYWELRREQLEAREARAREAHAREAHTRESYTREPHAREAYVQEAHTREAHVREARTREAQSREVRAREAQVRETQARQEKPILEYQMRPLGPSVMGLVAGASGTSQTSHRGTTSAFPTTASSEPDWRDFRPLEKRFEGTCSKKDQSTCLMQLFQSDAMFEPDMQEANFGGSPRRAYPTYSPPEEPEEEEVEKEGNATVSFSQALVEFTSNGNLFSSMSCSSDSDSSFTQNLPELPPMVTFDIADVERDGEGKCEENPEFHNDEDLAASLEAFELGYYHKHAFNNYRSRFYQGLPWGVSSLPRYLGLPGMHPRPPPAAIALNRRSRSLDTAETLELELSNSHLAQGYLESDELQAQQEDSDEEDEEDEEGEWGRDSPLSLYTEPPGAYDWPAWAPCSLPVGPGPAWISPSHLDGSSSQSPYGQATCCIPPVAISVSSGPGPEPRAPAESGPQLARPSHLPLPMGPCYNLQPQNSHSVRARPCDVLLPADDPSCSSNSRGFSPSPLPQAKPVGITHGIPQLPRVRPEPSQPQPGHYGASNLDLSKERSKQVASLPTSYSSTAMNGNLAK comes from the coding sequence ATGGAGACCCGAAAGGTTGAAGCTGCTCAGACCAAGAGAGCAGCATCCTCTGGAGATAGCCAGGACCAGGGAGCAGAGAAAGGAACCAAGAACAAGGCAGCTGAAGCAACAGAAGGACCAACATCAGAACCACCCTCATCTGGCCCAGGTAGGCTGAAGAAAACTGCCTTGAAACTCTTTGGTGGCAAGAAGGGAATCTGTACTCTGCCTAGTTTCTTTGGAGGGGGACGAAACAAAGGTTTTGGGAAAAGCATCTCCAAGAAGGGACTCAGCAAGAGCAAGACCCACGATGGCCTAAGTGAAACAGACCGTGGCCCTGAAGACATTGTCAGTGAAGGAACCAGCATCTCCCTGCCTTTGCCTGAGTCACCCTGCCGATTTCCAAGCTCCCAGAGTGCCCATGGGGCTTTGGAGACTGGCTCCAGACATAAGACTCCTGTGAGTGGAGCCACTGAAAAAACAGGGGCTGAGAAGTTTCCCTCTGTGCCCAAGCCAAAGAAAGGCCTAAAAAGCTTTTTTAGTAGTATCCGCCGTCACCGAAAGAGCAAGGTTGCTGGGGGTGAACAAAGTGAGCCAGAGGCCAAAGGGCCTGAAGGGGCTAGAGTTATGTCTCATGAATATTCCATCTCATCCCCTCTGCCCTTCTCTGAGGAGACTGCCCAAGACCCTAGAAAGGAAAATGCCAAACCTTGTGATACACCAGGACCAATAATTTCTCTAGCACCAGAGTCTTCTTCACCAAATACTGAGAAGACGGCttgtaaaaattcagaaaaacccAGTACTGGGATCTGTGCCTCAGTACTCGTGCAGCCTAAGCCTGACCCTGAAGCCAGTAACATAGAAGAACACCACAGTCCAGAGACAGGGGAGAGGGTGGTGGCAGGAGAAGTAAATCCACCCAATGGCCCTGTGGGAGATCAGCTGAGCCTGTTGTTTGGGGATGTCACATCCCTGAAAAGCTTTGACTCACTGACAGGTTGTGGTGATATTATAGCAGAACAGGACATGGATAGTATGACAGATAGCATGGCCTCTGGGGGCCAGAGAGCCAACCGAGATGGTACCAAACGAAGTTCCTGCCTGGTGACTTaccagggaggtggggaggagatgGCCTTgccagatgatgatgatgaggaagaagaggaagatgaggaggttgaattagaggaggaagaagaggaggtcaaagaagaagaagatgactTAGAATATCTGTGGGCAGGTGCCCAGATGTACCCAAGGCCTAATCTGAACCTGAGCTACCATCCCACTACATCCCCAGGCCACCAGGGCTACATGCTCCTTGACCCAGTTCAGTCTTATCCTGGTCTAGGTCTTGGGGAACTTTTGACTCCTCAGAGTGACCAGCAAGAGTCTGCCCCCAATAGTGATGAAGGTTATTATGACTCCACAACTCCTGGATTTGAGGATGATTCAGGTGAGGCCCTAGGGCTTATCCGCAGAGATTGCCTCCCCAGAGACAGCTATAGTGGAGATGCACTATATGAATTCTATGAGCCAGATGACAGTCTTGAGAACTCCCCACCTGGGGATGACTGCCTTTATGACCTCCATGGTCACAGCTCTGAAATATTTGATCCCTTCTTGAACTTTGAGCCCTTTTCTTCCCCCCGACCACCTGGGGCAATGGAGACAGAAGAAGAACGGCTAGTGACCATCCAGAAGCAGTTGTTATATTGGGAACTTCGTCGGGAGCAACTTGAGGCCCGGGAGGCACGTGCTCGAGAGGCTCATGCAAGGGAGGCTCACACCAGGGAATCCTATACCCGAGAGCCTCATGCCAGGGAGGCCTATGTCCAAGAGGCCCACACTCGAGAAGCTCATGTCAGGGAGGCCCGAACCCGAGAAGCCCAGTCCCGAGAAGTTCGTGCTAGAGAGGCTCAAGTGCGAGAGACCCAGGCTCGGCAGGAGAAGCCCATCTTGGAGTATCAGATGAGGCCTTTAGGCCCATCAGTGATGGGTCTGGTAGCTGGGGCATCAGGAACCTCTCAGACTTCCCACCGGGGAACCACTTCAGCTTTCCCTACCACTGCAAGCAGTGAGCCAGACTGGAGGGATTTCCGCCCTTTGGAGAAGCGTTTTGAGGGAACCTGCTCTAAGAAAGATCAAAGTACTTGCCTGATGCAGCTCTTCCAGAGCGATGCCATGTTTGAACCAGATATGCAAGAAGCAAATTTTGGAGGATCTCCAAGGAGGGCCTACCCTACTTACTCACCTCCTGAGGagccagaggaagaagaggtTGAGAAGGAAGGGAATGCCACTGTAAGCTTCTCACAGGCCCTGGTAGAGTTCACCAGCAATGGaaatcttttctccagtatgtcCTGCAGCTCTGACTCTGACTCTTCCTTCACTCAAAACCTCCCAGAGCTGCCCCCCATGGTGACCTTTGACATCGCTGATGTAGAACGTGATGGGGAAGGCAAGTGTGAAGAGAATCCTGAGTTTCACAATGATGAAGACCTTGCAGCCTCCTTGGAAGCTTTTGAGCTGGGCTACTACCACAAGCATGCCTTTAACAACTACCGCAGCAGATTCTACCAAGGTCTGCCCTGGGGTGTGAGCAGCCTCCCTCGATACTTAGGACTACCTGGGATGCACCCTCGACCTCCACCTGCTGCTATAGCCCTCAACAGGAGGAGCCGCTCCCTTGATACTGCAGAGACCCTGGAACTGGAGCTGTCCAATTCTCATCTGGCGCAGGGCTACCTGGAATCTGATGAGCTTCAGGCCCAGCAGGAAGATTcagatgaagaagatgaagaggatGAAGAAGGAGAATGGGGCCGAGACAGTCCCCTCTCCCTGTATACTGAACCCCCAGGGGCCTATGACTGGCCTGCCTGGGCTCCCTGTTCTCTGCCAGTGGGACCAGGCCCTGCCTGGATAAGCCCCAGCCACTTGGATGGGTCTTCCAGCCAATCTCCATATGGGCAGGCAACCTGTTGCATACCTCCTGTGGCCATTTCAGTGTCATCAGGGCCAGGGCCAGAGCCAAGAGCACCTGCAGAATCTGGGCCTCAGCTAGCCCGGCCTTCACACTTACCCTTGCCCATGGGCCCTTGTTATAATCTCCAGCCACAAAACTCCCACAGTGTGAGGGCCAGGCCTTGTGATGTGCTGCTGCCTGCTGATGATCCCAGTTGCTCCTCCAATTCTAGAGGTTtcagccccagccctcttccccAGGCCAAGCCTGTGGGAATCACCCATGGCATTCCTCAGCTTCCCAGGGTTCGGCCTGAGCCCTCCCAGCCACAGCCCGGTCACTATGGAGCTTCTAACCTTGATCTTTCAAAGGAGAGGTCCAAACAAGTTGCCTCTCTCCCCACCAGCTATTCCTCCACTGCCATGAATGGAAACCTAGCCAAGTAG